One genomic segment of Mastomys coucha isolate ucsf_1 unplaced genomic scaffold, UCSF_Mcou_1 pScaffold22, whole genome shotgun sequence includes these proteins:
- the LOC116067887 gene encoding LOW QUALITY PROTEIN: uncharacterized protein LOC116067887 (The sequence of the model RefSeq protein was modified relative to this genomic sequence to represent the inferred CDS: inserted 2 bases in 2 codons) — protein MGYGDGVANTPDIDTGFPLTRPDWDFNTSEEAQPSVLLQTNRPISNKKSWVQGAPGNKQYSWITQRTVDLSMGWVSHSFIVIPECPYPLLWRNLLTKMGAQIHFLPEGPQVKVRQGESIQVLTMKLEDEYQLFEDGSQKAKDLDWWLXELPQAWTETAGMWKAKNRPPIHVDLKAQSSPITVHQYPMSKETQDGIRPHILCLLQLGILWKCQSAWNIPLLTVRKPGTNDYWPIQDLREVNKWVTDLHPMVPNPYNLLSSLPPSRTWYTVLDLKDAFFCLSLATKRQEYFAFEWKDPDSGMKGQLTXTHLPQGFKNSPTTFDKALHQDLATFQAANPQVTLLQYVDDLLLATSSKELCLEGTKHLLTELGELGYHTSAKKAQLCSRQAEFVALTKALELGEGKKINIYTDSGYAFATAHVHGAIYHLLTPANPWRKEDQVQI, from the exons ATGGGGTATGGAGATGGTGTGGCCAACACTCCAG ATATAGACACAGGCTTCCCATTGACCagacctgactgggacttcaACACTTCAGAAG AGGCCCAACCCTCAGTCCTATTACAAACGAACAGACCAATTTCCAATAAGAAGTCTTGGGTCCAGGGAGCCCCAGGAAACAAACAATACTCATGGATTACCCAAAGAACAGTGGATCTTAGCATGGGCTGGGTATCCCATTCGTTCATTGTTATTCCTGAATGTCCCTACCCCCTATTGTGGAGAAACCTCCTCACTAAGATGGGGGCCCAAATCCATTTCCTCCCTGAGGGACCACAGGTCAAGGTTAGGCAGGGAGAGTCTATCCAGGTATTGACCATGAAGTTAGAAGATGAATATCAATTGTTTGAAGACGGGAGTCAAAAAGCTAAAGATTTGGACTGGTGGT CAGAATTACCACAGGCATGGACAGAAACTGCAGGGATGTGGAAAGCCAAAAATAGGCCCCCCATCCATGTAGACCTGAAAGCCCAATCCAGCCCGATAACAGTCCACCAGTATCCTATGTCCAAGGAGACTCAAGATGGGATCCGACCCCACATTTTATGCCTCCTCCAGCTGGGGATTCTGTGGAAATGTCAGTCTGCCTGGAACATCCCACTCCTCACTGTGCGGAAACCTGGGACTAATGACTATTGGCCCATCCAGGACCTCAGGGAAGTGAACAAGTGGGTGACCGACCTCCACCCAATGGTCCCCAACCCATATAACCTGTTGAGCTCTTTGCCTCCCTCCAGAACTTGGTACACAGTTCTGGACCTCaaggatgccttcttctgcctgtCCCTAGCCACCAAGAGGCAGGAATATTTTGCCTTTGAATGGAAGGACCCAGACTCGGGCATGAAGGGCCAACTCA TGACTCACCTGCCCCAGGGCTTCAAGAACTCCCCCACCACCTTTGACAAGGCCCTACATCAAGATCTAGCCACGTTCCAGGCAGCCAATCCTCAGGTAACTCTGTTGCAATACGTAGATGACCTCCTTTTAGCCACTTCCAGCAAGGAACTGTGTTTAGAAGGAACAAAACACCTTCTCACTGAACTAGGAGAACTGGGCTACCACACCTCAGCTAAGAAGGCCCAACTCTGCAGCCGGCAG GCTGAGTTTGTTGCCCTCACCAAGGCCCTTGAGTTGGgggaaggcaagaagatcaaCATCTATACAGATAGCGGGTATGCCTTCGCCACAGCACATGTTCATGGTGCCATCTACCACCTGCTAACCCCTGCTAACCCCTGGAGGAAAGAAGATCAAGTACAAATCTGA